A stretch of the Fusobacterium varium genome encodes the following:
- a CDS encoding ethanolamine utilization protein EutH: MSINNIIIYLMIFFMLVGAVDRLLGNRFGYGKKFEEGIMAIGTLSLAMLGIISLSPLIASALKPIITPLYKLIGADPAMFAGTILANDMGGYSLSIELALSKEAGLFGGLFLAATMGATLSFTIPVAMGIINKDDEKYLSKGIMAGISTIPLGCFFGGLIAGFSIKMLILNLIPTIIFTFLICTALLKYPKAVSKSFSLFSKVMFIAITIGLALQIVETLTGKILVQGMIPALEAVKIICKIGMTLAGAFPMVYFITKVFRTPLVRLGKLFGINENSTAGIIACLAHNIPMYNILKDMDERGKMLNIAFSVSGAFVLGSHLGFTAGVDTALVFPVIAAKLIGGISAMFVANFIYNKEFKNSKKLN; this comes from the coding sequence ATGAGTATCAATAATATTATTATCTATTTAATGATATTTTTTATGTTAGTTGGTGCTGTTGACAGACTATTAGGGAACAGATTTGGTTATGGAAAAAAATTTGAAGAGGGAATAATGGCTATTGGGACACTCTCATTAGCTATGCTGGGAATAATATCCCTTTCTCCATTGATTGCTTCTGCTTTAAAACCTATTATTACACCACTGTATAAATTGATAGGTGCCGACCCTGCAATGTTTGCTGGAACTATTTTGGCTAATGACATGGGTGGTTATTCACTGAGTATAGAACTTGCTTTATCTAAGGAAGCTGGACTTTTTGGCGGATTATTTCTGGCTGCAACTATGGGAGCTACTCTTTCTTTTACTATTCCTGTGGCTATGGGGATAATAAATAAAGATGATGAAAAATATCTGTCTAAAGGTATTATGGCTGGAATTTCCACTATACCCTTGGGATGTTTTTTTGGAGGATTGATAGCAGGTTTCAGCATTAAAATGCTTATACTTAACCTAATACCTACTATTATTTTTACTTTTCTTATTTGTACAGCTCTTCTTAAATATCCTAAAGCTGTATCAAAATCATTTTCTCTTTTTTCTAAAGTGATGTTTATAGCTATAACAATAGGACTGGCATTACAAATAGTAGAAACACTTACTGGAAAAATATTGGTTCAGGGAATGATTCCTGCTCTTGAAGCGGTTAAGATAATATGTAAAATAGGAATGACTCTAGCAGGTGCTTTTCCAATGGTATATTTTATAACAAAGGTCTTTAGAACTCCATTAGTCAGATTAGGAAAATTATTTGGAATAAATGAAAATTCTACTGCTGGAATTATTGCCTGTCTTGCCCATAATATTCCTATGTATAATATACTGAAAGATATGGATGAAAGAGGAAAAATGTTAAATATTGCTTTCTCTGTCAGTGGAGCTTTTGTTCTAGGAAGCCATCTTGGATTTACTGCTGGAGTAGATACTGCTCTTGTGTTTCCTGTAATAGCTGCTAAGCTAATTGGAGGAATCTCAGCTATGTTTGTAGCAAATTTTATTTATAATAAGGAATTTAAAAATTCTAAGAAATTAAATTAA
- a CDS encoding putative NAD-dependent epimerase/dehydratase: MKSILLMGGNQFAGKKLCEFMLNKGYKVYVLNRGNRPNPEKAEFLKCDRNMEKELTKCLKNIRVEYIIDVSAYSAEQVSLIQKTMSGRYAQYILISSASIYNEMQNFPVKEIDSIGANEIWGKYAEDKYLCEKITIENSKKLKFNYTIFRPFYIYGPENNLDRESYIFARLENNMPIFIPNKGEEMIQFGYINDLCEAVNFSLNNSHFFDEIFNISGNKSITVKEYIKICSIILNKQPLICNIDLKKENLKARDWFPFRNKNLIGDISKIEKTGFRNKYSLEEGLRETYLYLKENNKLGIPLLNDIESHFIKRMEQSKNRF, translated from the coding sequence ATGAAAAGTATTCTATTAATGGGCGGCAATCAATTTGCAGGAAAAAAATTATGTGAATTTATGTTGAATAAAGGATACAAAGTATATGTTCTCAATAGAGGAAACAGACCTAATCCTGAAAAAGCAGAGTTTTTAAAATGTGATAGAAATATGGAGAAAGAATTAACAAAGTGTTTAAAAAATATAAGAGTGGAGTATATAATTGATGTATCGGCATATAGTGCAGAACAGGTATCTCTTATCCAAAAGACAATGTCTGGAAGATATGCTCAGTACATTTTAATAAGCAGTGCTTCTATTTATAATGAAATGCAGAATTTTCCTGTAAAGGAAATTGACAGCATTGGTGCAAATGAAATATGGGGTAAGTATGCTGAAGATAAATATTTATGTGAAAAAATAACTATTGAAAATTCAAAAAAATTAAAATTTAACTATACAATATTCAGACCATTTTATATTTATGGGCCTGAAAATAATTTAGACAGAGAAAGTTATATATTTGCAAGACTTGAAAATAATATGCCTATTTTCATTCCGAATAAAGGTGAAGAGATGATTCAATTTGGTTATATAAATGATCTTTGTGAAGCAGTAAATTTTTCTTTGAATAATTCGCATTTTTTTGATGAGATATTTAATATTTCAGGTAACAAAAGCATTACTGTTAAAGAATATATTAAAATATGCAGCATTATATTGAATAAACAGCCATTAATATGTAATATAGATTTAAAAAAAGAAAACTTAAAAGCAAGGGATTGGTTTCCATTTAGAAATAAAAACTTAATAGGAGATATATCTAAAATAGAGAAAACAGGATTTAGGAATAAGTATTCACTAGAAGAGGGATTAAGAGAAACATATCTATACTTAAAAGAAAATAATAAACTGGGAATACCACTACTTAATGATATTGAAAGTCATTTTATAAAAAGAATGGAACAAAGCAAGAATAGATTTTAG
- a CDS encoding putative DNA-binding protein, producing the protein MTKKEFVELYAKNGGFTKKEAERAVNLFLASVEDTLVKGDDITFVGWGKWEVKERAAREVRNPQTNKKMRIEAKKAVKFKVGKTLADKIK; encoded by the coding sequence ATGACTAAAAAAGAATTTGTAGAACTATATGCTAAAAATGGTGGATTTACTAAAAAAGAAGCTGAAAGAGCAGTAAATTTATTTTTAGCTTCTGTTGAAGATACTCTTGTAAAAGGAGATGACATCACTTTTGTAGGATGGGGGAAATGGGAAGTAAAAGAAAGAGCTGCCAGAGAAGTTAGAAATCCTCAAACTAATAAAAAAATGAGAATAGAAGCTAAAAAAGCAGTTAAGTTTAAAGTTGGAAAAACTCTAGCTGACAAAATAAAATAA
- a CDS encoding putative recombinase, whose amino-acid sequence MKTRVLKFDELETVFLFIKSGVRKNGIRVRANPQIHLICLIQLNTGLRIGDVLSLKVSDFVDGRLSIKEQKTGKIQNRKINYEVVKIVEAYCRKRFLSRNDNIFDISVRWVQKILKKISICASIEGLSTHSFRKTYAHIQYTNNKFNIELVRRLLNHSSVSVTQKYLGITDHDVNAASEGFKVIF is encoded by the coding sequence ATGAAAACCAGAGTCTTAAAATTTGATGAATTAGAAACAGTTTTTTTATTTATAAAGAGTGGAGTAAGGAAGAACGGAATAAGGGTAAGGGCTAATCCACAAATACATTTAATTTGTCTCATTCAATTAAATACAGGACTTAGGATAGGAGATGTACTTAGCTTAAAAGTAAGTGATTTTGTTGATGGAAGATTATCAATAAAGGAGCAGAAAACGGGAAAGATACAAAATAGAAAAATTAATTATGAAGTTGTAAAAATAGTTGAAGCCTATTGCAGAAAGCGTTTTCTCAGCAGAAATGATAATATTTTCGATATCTCAGTAAGATGGGTACAGAAAATACTAAAAAAAATTTCAATCTGTGCCTCAATTGAAGGACTTTCTACACACAGTTTTAGAAAAACCTATGCACATATCCAATATACAAATAATAAATTTAACATAGAGTTAGTGAGGCGGTTGCTTAACCATTCTTCTGTATCGGTCACACAAAAATATCTAGGTATAACTGATCATGATGTGAATGCTGCCTCTGAAGGATTCAAAGTAATCTTTTAA
- a CDS encoding putative amidohydrolase, translating to MIIIKNGTLLDVEKSKSEKMDISIENGKITAIKKSIKPKKDDEIIDATDKIIAPGFIDAHCHLGLMGDSVGFENDDVNEKSDPITPQLRAIDAIDPMDRVFTEAYQGGITSVATGPGSANVIGGQFAAIKTFGKRIDKMIIKAPIAMKCAFGENPKRFYGTKGKMPTTRMGTASMLRETLQKAKEYMLKSEAAGDDIAKKPQYDARLEALIPVLKKEIPLKAHAHKANDIFTAIRIAKEFDVKMTLDHSTDARCIVDELAEEKYPMIVGPSLGHRTKVELINKSFKTAGILNKAGIKISITTDSPVIPLHHLPICAALAVKDGLDKWEALKAISINPAEILGLEDRIGSIKVGKDADIVIWSTDPLQIDAKVECTIINGKVVFNGEEEE from the coding sequence ATGATTATAATAAAAAATGGTACTTTACTTGATGTTGAAAAATCTAAAAGTGAAAAAATGGATATTTCAATAGAAAATGGTAAAATTACTGCGATTAAAAAAAGTATTAAACCTAAGAAAGATGATGAAATTATTGATGCTACAGATAAAATAATAGCTCCTGGTTTTATTGATGCTCACTGTCATTTAGGACTTATGGGAGATAGTGTTGGATTTGAAAATGATGATGTAAATGAAAAATCTGATCCAATAACTCCTCAATTAAGAGCAATAGATGCTATTGACCCTATGGATAGAGTATTTACTGAAGCATATCAGGGAGGAATCACTTCAGTAGCTACTGGACCTGGAAGTGCCAATGTAATTGGAGGACAGTTTGCTGCTATAAAAACTTTTGGAAAAAGAATAGATAAAATGATAATAAAAGCTCCTATTGCTATGAAATGTGCTTTTGGTGAAAATCCAAAGAGATTCTATGGTACAAAAGGAAAAATGCCTACTACAAGAATGGGTACTGCCAGCATGCTTAGAGAAACACTTCAAAAAGCAAAAGAATATATGCTGAAATCTGAAGCAGCTGGAGATGATATTGCTAAAAAACCTCAATATGATGCAAGATTAGAGGCATTAATTCCTGTTTTGAAAAAAGAAATTCCTTTAAAGGCTCATGCACATAAAGCAAATGATATATTTACAGCAATAAGAATAGCAAAAGAATTTGATGTAAAAATGACTTTAGATCATTCAACTGATGCAAGATGTATAGTCGATGAATTAGCTGAAGAAAAATATCCTATGATAGTTGGACCTAGCTTAGGACATAGAACAAAAGTTGAACTTATAAATAAATCTTTTAAAACAGCAGGCATTCTTAACAAAGCTGGAATAAAAATATCTATAACAACTGACAGTCCTGTTATTCCTCTTCACCATCTTCCAATCTGTGCTGCTCTTGCAGTAAAAGATGGACTTGATAAATGGGAAGCTCTTAAAGCTATTTCAATAAACCCTGCTGAAATATTAGGGCTGGAAGACAGAATAGGATCTATTAAAGTTGGAAAAGATGCAGATATAGTTATCTGGTCAACTGATCCTCTTCAAATAGATGCAAAAGTTGAATGTACTATAATAAATGGAAAAGTAGTTTTTAATGGTGAGGAGGAAGAATAG
- the pheC gene encoding cyclohexadienyl dehydratase, whose amino-acid sequence MKKVFIGILLLLSCLTAYGKDKVEEIMKKGVIRIGTTGDYKPFTYLNGDKYEGYDIEVAKLIAKELGVKVEFVPTTWKTLISDLNEDKYDIAMGGITRTVKRQVEAQMSNPYLVFGKCYLVRKGEKGKYNSIEAVNKPSVKVGVNIGGTNEIFADEHLSKATIIRYKNNLDVPVAVEKGEVDIMVTENPEAITYEKINPELEGALTESTLTKSQMGYMVHKDQQHLLNTINFILIELEVRGTISELKNQYLK is encoded by the coding sequence ATGAAAAAAGTTTTTATTGGTATTCTTCTTTTACTATCTTGTCTTACTGCTTATGGAAAAGACAAAGTGGAAGAAATTATGAAAAAAGGAGTTATAAGAATCGGAACTACTGGGGATTATAAACCATTTACTTATCTTAATGGAGATAAATATGAGGGATATGATATTGAGGTGGCAAAACTTATAGCAAAGGAATTAGGGGTAAAAGTAGAATTTGTACCCACAACTTGGAAAACTCTTATATCAGACCTAAATGAAGATAAATATGATATAGCTATGGGTGGAATAACAAGAACTGTTAAAAGACAGGTAGAAGCTCAAATGAGTAATCCTTATCTGGTATTTGGTAAATGCTACCTAGTAAGAAAAGGAGAAAAAGGAAAATATAATTCTATTGAAGCAGTTAATAAACCAAGTGTCAAAGTTGGAGTAAATATTGGGGGAACTAATGAAATTTTTGCTGATGAGCATCTTTCTAAAGCTACAATAATTCGTTATAAGAATAACTTAGATGTCCCAGTTGCTGTAGAAAAAGGAGAAGTTGATATTATGGTAACTGAAAATCCTGAAGCTATAACTTATGAAAAAATTAACCCTGAATTAGAAGGAGCATTAACTGAATCTACTCTGACTAAAAGCCAAATGGGATATATGGTTCATAAAGATCAGCAGCACCTTTTAAATACAATAAATTTTATTTTAATAGAATTAGAAGTGAGAGGAACTATTTCTGAACTTAAAAATCAATATTTAAAATAG
- a CDS encoding putative amidohydrolase, with product MKELLKKFRRELHQIPEVAFEEYKTAEYIREKLKQYEIPYEEITNEHYTTGTMVYFKGEEGCIAFRSDIDALPIKEDTGCDFASTNGRAHGCGHDGHAAALLTFAVWLKKQQDKGVKFKKSIVLIFQPGEEGKGGARYLSVHEKFLNKNIEAIFGMHLFPLLPEGTVSTKIGPLMAQTINLDIDIYGKGGHGAEPQNCIDTILITSKLIEAYQSVVSRNITPIEPMVLTIGSIHGGSARNIIPEKVSLLGTIRIFSKSMMGFIKERLENINKGFELSYGVKIDFNFTPVYSPLINDEKLYHVFREAVKDSNFVEAKPEMIAEDFSFYLNKVPGLFFFLGVRNEEKGYIYPLHNPKFNFDEEALLKGVETFQNIAYAMKAL from the coding sequence GTGAAAGAACTTCTTAAAAAATTCAGAAGAGAACTTCACCAGATACCTGAAGTTGCTTTTGAAGAATACAAAACAGCTGAATACATAAGAGAGAAGCTTAAACAATATGAAATACCTTATGAAGAAATCACTAATGAGCATTATACTACAGGAACTATGGTATATTTTAAAGGAGAAGAAGGGTGTATTGCTTTTAGAAGCGACATAGATGCTCTTCCCATAAAAGAGGATACTGGATGTGATTTTGCTTCTACAAATGGACGTGCACATGGATGTGGTCATGATGGACATGCTGCTGCTCTGCTTACATTTGCAGTTTGGTTAAAAAAACAACAAGATAAAGGAGTAAAATTTAAAAAATCAATTGTTCTAATATTTCAGCCTGGAGAAGAGGGAAAGGGAGGTGCAAGATATCTTTCTGTCCATGAAAAATTCCTGAATAAAAATATAGAAGCTATATTTGGAATGCATTTATTTCCATTGCTTCCAGAAGGAACAGTATCTACAAAGATTGGTCCTCTTATGGCACAGACTATAAATCTTGATATAGATATTTATGGTAAGGGCGGACATGGAGCTGAACCTCAAAACTGTATTGATACTATTCTTATAACTTCTAAACTTATAGAAGCATATCAAAGTGTTGTATCAAGAAACATAACTCCTATTGAGCCTATGGTTCTTACTATTGGTTCTATTCATGGTGGAAGTGCAAGAAATATAATTCCAGAAAAAGTTTCTCTTCTTGGAACTATAAGAATATTTTCTAAATCAATGATGGGATTTATTAAAGAAAGACTGGAAAATATCAATAAGGGATTTGAGCTCTCTTATGGGGTCAAAATAGATTTTAATTTTACTCCAGTATATTCTCCTCTTATCAATGATGAAAAACTTTATCATGTATTTAGGGAAGCTGTAAAGGATAGTAATTTTGTTGAAGCTAAACCTGAAATGATAGCTGAAGATTTTTCATTCTATCTGAATAAAGTTCCTGGATTATTTTTTTTCCTGGGAGTAAGAAATGAAGAAAAAGGATATATCTATCCACTTCATAATCCTAAATTTAACTTTGATGAAGAGGCACTGTTAAAAGGTGTTGAAACTTTCCAAAATATAGCTTATGCTATGAAGGCATTATAA